One genomic segment of Amycolatopsis sp. Hca4 includes these proteins:
- a CDS encoding SDR family NAD(P)-dependent oxidoreductase, translated as MGVALVTGSSRGLGRVIARRLARDGFAVALNGRHDNADLKTAAESILAEGGRAGAFAADVTDRRQVGELVDAVTALLGPIGVLVLNATGPQPEAPVAGVDWPDHLAQLDFFVRSPVLLGHAVLPGMRARGHGRIVHVDSEVADRPPPGRSAYATAKSAQIGLARAWARELAPDGITVNTVAPGFIPVERHAEVPEAEREEYRASVPAGRLGTPEEVAAAVSFFASDEAGFITGQRLLVDGGRSLG; from the coding sequence ATGGGTGTCGCACTGGTGACCGGCAGTTCCCGGGGTCTCGGCCGCGTGATCGCTCGCCGGCTGGCCAGAGACGGGTTCGCCGTCGCGCTCAACGGCCGTCACGACAACGCGGACCTCAAGACGGCCGCGGAGAGCATCCTCGCCGAAGGCGGCCGGGCGGGGGCGTTCGCCGCGGATGTGACGGACCGGCGCCAGGTCGGCGAGCTGGTCGACGCCGTCACGGCCCTGCTGGGCCCGATCGGGGTGCTGGTGCTCAACGCCACCGGCCCGCAGCCGGAGGCGCCGGTGGCGGGCGTCGACTGGCCGGACCACCTGGCCCAGCTGGATTTCTTCGTGCGGTCGCCGGTGCTGCTGGGCCACGCCGTGCTGCCGGGCATGCGCGCCCGCGGCCACGGCCGCATCGTGCACGTCGACTCGGAGGTGGCGGACCGCCCGCCACCCGGCCGCTCGGCGTACGCGACGGCCAAGAGCGCCCAGATCGGCCTGGCCCGGGCGTGGGCGCGTGAGCTGGCCCCGGACGGCATCACGGTCAACACGGTGGCGCCCGGGTTCATCCCGGTGGAGCGGCACGCGGAGGTCCCGGAAGCCGAGCGCGAGGAGTACCGGGCCTCGGTCCCGGCGGGGCGCCTGGGCACGCCGGAGGAGGTGGCGGCCGCCGTCAGCTTCTTCGCCTCGGACGAAGCCGGCTTCATCACCGGGCAACGCCTCCTGGTCGACGGCGGCCGCTCGCTCGGCTAA